GGAACAGCGCGAAAATCGGCATCTCGAAGGTTACCCCAAACGCGAGCAGCAGCTTGGTCGAGAAGGCCAGGTATTCACTGATCCGGATGGTGGGGGTAATGCCGATACTGGCGTACTCGCTCAAAAAAAACGCATAACCGACCCTGAACACGACCGCCCAGCAGAAATAGCCACCCGCCAAAAAGAACAGCGTCGCCGAAATTACAAACGGCCGCGCCAGCCTGCGTTCGGTGGTGTGGAGTCCCGGTGCGATGAACTTCCAGATTTCGTAAAACACCGCGGGACTGGCAATGAACAAACCTGCGATTAGGGCAACCTTGAGCTTGGTGAAGAACGCCTCGCCGACTCCGGTGCCGATCAGCAGGACTTTGCCACGGGAGACTTCGCGAATCGGCCAGGTCAGCGCCGAGAAAATCTGGGCATCGATTGCATAGGCGAGTAGGAAGCCGACCGCAAGCGCGATCGCGGCGCGCAACAGGCGCACGCGCAGTTCCCGCAGATGCTCGACGATCGACATGCGAGCCTCGCCGTTGCCAACCTCGCCCGGCGGCGTTTGGTGTTGGTCGGGCATCTGGGAATCGTCGCTCACGACTGACCCGGAGGTTTGTCACGCGGCTCGGACACGGGAGGAGGGAGCTGACCGCTGCGTGGAGGGTCATCCTCCATGGCCTCGCTCAGCTCGCGCATCACGCTGTTACTTGCAGCGCGCAGTTCGCGCAGTATCCGGGCGGCGGCGCGGATTACTTCCGGCATTCGTTCGGGGCCGAGAACTACCAGGGCGACGGCTAGAATCAGCAGTATTTCCAAAGGGTTCAAAGCAGGATGGCGTCGGATCGATTTGGCGATATATTGTCCCGAATGCTCCTCGGAAAAGCGCGCCGCTGCCGGTCAGATCATCATTATAGCGGATCGTGGAGTCAACGATGCTGAAGACGGCCCTGGTGACCGATCGCGCGTATGCCAGACATTTCGCGGGCCGTTCCCACCCCGAGCGTCCGGAGCGAATCCGCGCCATGATCGACATGACGGACTCGATTAAGCGCCCCGGGCTCCAGCATCGGGTGCCGCGCGAGGCAACCCTTGAGGAGATCGGGCTCTGTCACCAGCCCCAATACGTGCAACTCATGCACGCGACCGGCACGCTCGAGCGGTTCGATTTCGACCCAGACACGCATACCTCGCGAGACTCGTACCGGACCGCGCTGCTCGCGGCGGGCGGCGTCCTCACCGCGGTGGAGGCCGTGATGGATGGAGAGACGGACAACGCGTTTGCGATAGTGCGTCCTCCCGGCCATCACGCGCTGCCCGATCGCGCAATGGGATTCTGTTTTTTCAACAATGTGGCCATCGCCGCCGCGTGGCTGCTCAAACATCGCGGCCTCAGGCGCATAATGATCGTCGATTGGGACGTGCAT
This genomic window from Candidatus Binataceae bacterium contains:
- the tatC gene encoding twin-arginine translocase subunit TatC — protein: MPDQHQTPPGEVGNGEARMSIVEHLRELRVRLLRAAIALAVGFLLAYAIDAQIFSALTWPIREVSRGKVLLIGTGVGEAFFTKLKVALIAGLFIASPAVFYEIWKFIAPGLHTTERRLARPFVISATLFFLAGGYFCWAVVFRVGYAFFLSEYASIGITPTIRISEYLAFSTKLLLAFGVTFEMPIFALFLTRLGIIDHKMMIHHLRYAILGIFIVAAALTPPDMVSQFLLAIPLLLLYALSIGVSYVFRTREKVEAATAAVDGPSAT
- a CDS encoding twin-arginine translocase TatA/TatE family subunit, with the translated sequence MNPLEILLILAVALVVLGPERMPEVIRAAARILRELRAASNSVMRELSEAMEDDPPRSGQLPPPVSEPRDKPPGQS